One segment of Candidatus Melainabacteria bacterium RIFOXYA2_FULL_32_9 DNA contains the following:
- a CDS encoding hydroxylamine reductase gives MFCYQCEQTAQGKACSIQGICGKDPVTASLQDLTIYALKGLAMYAHRLREIGIKDHDIDVATVEGLFTTVTNVNFDPARLQKIILKLGELKNRAKKLYEESANIPEILIGPAKWTPVEDLNGLIQQGQETTIKKRLEKLGEDVISLQEILTYGLKGAAAYADHAMILGREDDEVYGFFHEALNFLTQEDPTLDELVAMNLKCGEVNLKIMGLLDAANTGTYGHPEPTAVRTEPIKGKAILISGHDLRDLAELLRQTEGLGVNIYTHGEMLPANAYPELKKYKHLVGNYGGAWQDQQKEFDEFPGAILMTTNCIQKPRETYRGRIFTSGLVAWPGVTHISDSNFAPIIEAALNSEGFKEDGPDKKIMVGFGHNAVLGVADKVVEAVKNGDIKHFFLIGGCDGAKSGRNYYTDLAQAVPKDAVILTLACGKYRFNKLEFGDIGGIPRLLDIGQCNDAYSAIQIAVTLAKAFDTDVNSLPLSMILSWYEQKAVVILLTLLHLGIKNIRLGPTLPAFITPNVLNVLVENFNIMPTTTVENDLNAILGVKSNS, from the coding sequence ATGTTTTGCTATCAATGCGAACAAACTGCTCAGGGAAAAGCTTGCTCTATACAAGGAATTTGTGGCAAGGATCCAGTAACAGCATCACTACAAGATCTCACAATCTATGCCCTTAAAGGATTAGCTATGTATGCACATCGATTAAGAGAAATTGGTATAAAAGACCATGACATTGATGTTGCAACAGTTGAAGGCTTATTTACGACTGTTACCAATGTAAATTTTGACCCTGCTCGTCTACAAAAAATAATTCTAAAACTAGGAGAATTAAAAAATAGAGCGAAAAAACTTTATGAAGAGTCAGCTAATATTCCAGAGATACTTATAGGCCCAGCAAAATGGACACCAGTTGAAGATTTAAATGGACTTATTCAACAAGGACAAGAAACAACTATTAAAAAAAGGTTGGAGAAACTTGGTGAAGATGTAATCAGCCTTCAGGAAATTCTTACTTATGGGCTTAAAGGAGCTGCAGCTTACGCAGACCATGCAATGATTCTTGGACGTGAAGATGATGAAGTATATGGATTCTTCCATGAAGCTTTAAATTTCCTAACACAAGAAGACCCTACCTTAGATGAATTAGTGGCAATGAACCTAAAATGCGGCGAAGTTAACCTTAAGATAATGGGATTACTTGATGCTGCCAATACAGGAACTTATGGGCATCCTGAACCAACCGCTGTAAGAACTGAACCCATTAAAGGAAAAGCTATTCTAATATCAGGGCATGATTTAAGAGATTTAGCTGAACTATTAAGACAAACAGAAGGTTTGGGAGTAAATATTTATACCCATGGAGAAATGCTACCTGCAAATGCTTATCCTGAACTAAAAAAATACAAACACCTCGTAGGAAACTATGGTGGTGCTTGGCAAGATCAGCAAAAAGAATTTGATGAATTTCCAGGTGCAATTCTTATGACAACAAACTGTATTCAAAAACCAAGAGAAACTTATAGAGGCAGGATCTTTACCAGTGGTCTTGTGGCATGGCCAGGAGTAACTCACATTTCTGACAGCAATTTTGCCCCTATAATTGAAGCTGCTCTGAATTCAGAAGGATTTAAAGAAGATGGTCCAGACAAAAAAATTATGGTTGGATTTGGTCATAATGCAGTTTTGGGTGTAGCAGATAAAGTTGTTGAAGCTGTTAAAAATGGAGATATTAAGCACTTTTTCTTAATTGGAGGATGTGACGGAGCTAAAAGTGGACGTAATTACTATACAGACTTAGCTCAAGCTGTCCCAAAAGATGCAGTAATCCTCACATTAGCTTGTGGTAAATATAGATTTAATAAACTTGAATTTGGTGATATTGGTGGAATTCCTCGTTTATTAGACATTGGCCAGTGTAATGATGCTTATTCTGCTATTCAAATTGCAGTTACGTTAGCTAAAGCATTTGATACTGATGTAAACAGCTTACCATTATCAATGATTTTATCGTGGTACGAGCAAAAAGCTGTAGTAATACTTTTAACTTTATTACATCTCGGTATTAAAAATATTCGTCTTGGTCCAACCTTACCAGCTTTTATAACACCAAACGTGTTGAATGTATTGGTAGAAAATTTCAATATTATGCCAACTACAACTGTTGAAAACGACTTAAATGCAATTCTTGGTGTGAAATCCAACTCATAA
- a CDS encoding 4Fe-4S ferredoxin, whose translation MKRSIIKVDEEKCTGCGHCIPGCPEGALQIIDGKARLVSDLFCDGLGACIKECPFGAMTVEEREAEEYDEYKVMENVIQGGPNVIKAHLKHLKDHNQVEFLNQAINFLKEKDMDIPEYEEKQPKLACGCPGTMTKTIERKTDHEISNVKLSSELNNWPIQLQLLNSNAPYLKNANLVIAADCTPFAYANFHQRFLKDKVLIMFCPKLDKTIDQYVEKLADIFKNQDIQSVTIVHMEVPCCSGIEIIIKKALELAQKTIVIKDYTISISGEII comes from the coding sequence ATGAAAAGAAGTATTATAAAGGTTGATGAAGAAAAATGCACAGGCTGCGGGCATTGTATTCCAGGCTGCCCCGAAGGCGCTCTGCAAATTATAGATGGTAAAGCAAGATTAGTAAGCGATCTTTTCTGTGACGGTCTCGGTGCTTGCATAAAAGAATGCCCGTTTGGAGCTATGACTGTAGAAGAAAGAGAAGCTGAAGAATATGATGAATATAAAGTTATGGAAAATGTAATACAAGGTGGACCAAACGTAATAAAAGCACATTTAAAACACCTCAAAGACCATAATCAAGTAGAGTTTTTAAATCAAGCAATAAATTTCTTAAAGGAGAAAGATATGGATATTCCTGAATACGAAGAAAAGCAACCCAAATTGGCATGTGGATGCCCTGGTACAATGACAAAAACCATAGAAAGAAAAACTGATCACGAAATATCTAACGTTAAACTATCTTCAGAACTAAATAATTGGCCAATCCAACTGCAATTATTAAATTCAAATGCTCCATACCTAAAAAATGCAAATCTAGTAATTGCAGCTGATTGTACACCGTTTGCGTATGCAAACTTTCATCAGCGTTTCTTAAAAGACAAAGTTCTTATAATGTTCTGCCCCAAATTAGATAAAACTATAGATCAATATGTAGAAAAACTTGCTGACATATTCAAAAATCAAGACATTCAGTCAGTCACAATTGTACATATGGAAGTACCTTGTTGCTCAGGAATTGAAATAATTATCAAAAAAGCGCTTGAACTTGCGCAAAAAACCATAGTTATTAAAGACTATACAATCTCAATTTCAGGAGAAATTATTTAG